CGACGTTTGGCATGCAGCTGTAACTGACTTTCATTGTATTTTGGTTGAAGATCTTGTGTAGGGTTGATTTCTTTGGGAAATGTTTCCTGATGAGTTTTAGAAATATTCCCCCAATGCTTGTTCTGACGTTAGAGCTGAATGGTGGGTTGAACCAGATGATGTTACGCTGGCGGGTTCTTTTTCTAGGTGCTTGTGGGTTGTTAGTGTAGGATATTTTCTCTGTGTAACCGCTGTCCTTCAGTGCGTTgtacagtaacacaacgagtagctgacagttgtctgatgaacgcattgagcgtgaaactcggagttacaaccaagcacctcaagttccaaccaacctactttgattattcccgccctgcttacccaagcatcgagcactctattctacgagtttgatactatttactatatatatatatatatatatatatatatatatatatatatatatatatatatatataattatatatataaaggatACTATTCACACTCTTTGACAGCATCATCTGTTATAGAAGAGCTATTGGGATATACAATATTCAACATAGGATGAACGCCACGTTCACCTGAACACGTGGTCCCATCTGCATTCAATGTATAACCATCACTGCAAGTACAGATGAATGATCCCCTCGTATTTACACAGTTATGCTGACAACCACCGTTGGCAAGGTTACACTCGTTTATATCTAGAGGATATGGTAAGACAATCTGAATTTCAACTGACAAAATGCATACTCAGCAAAGCCATGCTGGTTGCATTGGAGGGAATAAGCCTTCTGTATAAAACACTCTAACTGAAACAAAGTAAAGGCTCGcagaataaatttacatattgccaatatTAGAGTTTTCGTTGATATCTGAAGTATATGATGAAGTTACTCGGTGTTTAATTGACATAAGTATGGATGGAGTGGTTTAACTTTCACCATGTGCGATAACCGCTAGTTTTGTGATCATCAAATTGCGTCATATATTGTTCAATCCAAGTTTCCAATCTCAGATAAAACCTCAATAAAAGAAATGAGAAGGTTGGGGGCGCAGAACTGTGGTAGAAACGTGGAACCCTTGACATGATAGAATAAAATGTTGAAACTGCTTTGTGTTGAAGAAACCTTTTCCTCAGCCTTGTAAATTACCTAGAGGGAGAGGGCCAATAATGATGGGCTGTAGCATCCCAAAGCTATAATGGTTCGCTCGATACATGACATAAGCATTAACGGATTTGAATGACAGCCAACAACATTGGCAATACCACGATGTGACAAACATATCAAGTAATTAAACACATGGTGAACACAACTTTCACCTGCACACGTGGTCTCGTCTTCGTTCAGTGTATACCCATCACTACACGTACAGATAAATGATCCATCAGTATTTGTGCAGAATTGCTCACATCCACCATTGTCAAGGTTACACTCGTTGATATCTATAGGATACGATAAGACAAACTATTGAAACTGACCATAAATTGATATAATAAGGCCAGATTTATTTGTGCATATGATTATCTTTACTGTAGTACTTTGAGCACTTCCTACTATTAAGGTATGGTGTAGTCGAGTAGCTCATTTGGTCGTATATTTTCATAGTACAGATTAGCTGACACATCTCCATTGATTAAGGAGCGCGGACGTCATATAGTAAGATGTGATGTGTGAAAAGTTGTTTTTGATGAACATAatttcacattcattcatttgtttgttttgttttttgtgatCATATACCTGGATTCGAAGATCCACTGTACAACACAGTACTGGAcaaaatgtttatattaattttCACCTGAACATGTGGATCCGTCTCCATTCATTGTAAACCCATCATTACAAGTACAGATGAATGATCCATCGATATTTTTACAGTTATGCTGACATCCACCGTTGCCAAGGTTACATTCGTCGATATCTAAGAGATACGATGACataatgaatttgaatttgaatttgaatggTGTTGTCTGGCAAACCACACTGCAGTACTGTAAGGTTATCAAGTTTCCACTCATTTGAGGTCCAAAGGCAGGTGTCATCGGTGAAAGATTTACTAAGCTCTCTGTATAAAGCACCCCACAGAAAGGAAGCAATGTTTCCCTCTATAACATTctatacatttttacatgtgcTGAAGATGTTATTAATACCCACTGACCACAATATTGGCAATACCAATATTTAAGAATACATGGCACTATAGACGAATCGGGACAAGACAAATACAACATTCACCTAGACACGTGGATCCATCTCCGTTCAATGTATACCCATCACTACAAGTACAGATAAATGATCCATCGGCGTTTATACAGTTATGTTGACATCCACCGTTGTCAAGGTTACATTCGTCGATATCTGGAGAATACGATAACACCATTTTCTTATTCCATAACACGATACAAGTACAAACGAGATAAGTGCAAATGCCTTGGTGCACATCATAATTTCTACTGTGATACCTTGAGTACTTTGTAGTGAGAGCATGGTGCAGCCTGGAAGACCATGTATAGTAGCTGAGCATAGACATGGAGAAGTTTAAGTGATAACTTTACGAATTGTGTGATAGCAAATCCTCTTCACTGAGATTAATATTATTCCCAATCATTTGAGGATTCCTGTTTATTGATATGCATGTATCCTTTAATGGCCGCACTTGATTATTGTCGAAGAATATATAAATGTGGAGAATAGATGTGACTGGTGTGGAAGATTAGAACCAATAATATAGATGTGAATGGAGTCAAGTGCACGTTTTTGTAAGTGCTGCAGGACCAATGTTTGGCAAAATGGATGTAAGCTCTATGGAACAAATTTCAGAGAAGTGAGTGCTGAAGAGAAACTGAGAGAGATATATCTTGTAtatgtgtaacattgaaataCAAGGTAGTTAACAAATTAATGTTCCCCTTATGAAGCAGTGATAAATTGTACTGAGAGTAAAGAGGTCGCTGTCTGACCCATCAAAATCACCTGAACATGTGGTCTCATCTTCGTTCAGTGTATACCCATCACTACACGTACAGATAAATGATCCATCAGTATTTGTGCAGAATTGCTCACATCCACCATTGTCAAGGTTACACTCGTTAATATCTATAGGATACGATAAGATAAACTATTGAAACTGACTGATAAATTGAGATAATAAGGCCAGATTTATTTGTGCATATGATTATCCTTACTGTAGTACTTTGAGCACTTCCTACTATTAAGGTATGGTGTAGTCGAGGAGCTCAATATGTAGTTGTATATTTTCATAGTACAGATTAGCTGACAAGTCTCTATTGATTAAGGAGCGCGGACGTCATATAGTAAGATGTGATGTGTGAAAAGTTGTTTTTGATGAACATAATTTTACAtcgatttgtgtgtgtgtgtgtatgtgtgtgtgtgtgtgatcataTACCTGGATTCGAAGATCCACTGTACAACACAGTACTGGAcaaaatgtttatattaattttCACCTGAACATGTGGATCCATCTCCATTCATTGTAAACCCATCATTACAAGTACAGATGAATGATCCATCGATATTTTTACAGTTATGCTGACATCCACCGTTGCCAAGGTTACATTCGTCGATATCTAAGAGATACGATGACataatgaatttgaatttgaatggTGTTCTCTGGCAAACCACACTGCAGTACTGTAAGATTATCAAGCTTCCACTCATTGGAGATTAAAGGCAGGTGTCATCGGTGAAAGATCTACTAAGCCCTCTGTATAAAGCACCCCACAGAAAGGAAGCAAAGTTTCACTCTATAACATTctatacatttttacatgtgcTGAAGATGTTATTAATACCCACTGACTACAATATTGGCAATACCAAAATTTAAGAATACATGGCACTATAGACGAATCGGGACAAGACGAATACAACATTCACCTAGACACGTGGATCCATCTCCGTTCAATGTATACCCATCACGACAAGTACAGATAAATGATCCATCAGCGTTTATACAGTTATGTTGACATCCACCGTTGTCAAGGTTACATTCGTCGATATCTGGAGAATACGATAACACCATTTTCTTATTCCATAACACGATACAGGTACAAACGAGATAAGGGCAAATGCCTTGGTGCACATCATAATTTCTACTGTGATACCTTGAGTACTTTGTAGTGAGAGCATGTTGCAGCCTGGAAGACCATGTATAGTAGCTGAGCATAGACATGGAGAAGTTTAAGTGATAACTTTACGAATTGTGTGGTTCGCAAATCCTCTTCACTGAGATTAATATTATTCCCAATCATTTGAGGATTCCTGTTTATTGATATGCATGTATCCTTTAATGGCCGCACTTAACTTGATTATTGTCGAAGAGAATATATCAATGTGGAGAATATATGTGACTGGTGTGGAAGAGTAGAACCAATAGTATAGATGTGAATGAGTCAAATGCACGTTTTTGTAAGCGCTGCAGGACCAATGTTTGGCATAATGGATGTAAGCTCTATGGAACAAATTTCAGAGAAGTGAGTGCTGAAGAGAAACTAAGAGAGATATACCTTGAATATGTGTTACATTGAAATACAAGGTAGTTAACAAATTAATGTTCCGCTTATGAAGCAGTGATAAATTGTACTGACAGTAAAGAGGTCGCTGTCTGACCCACCAAAATCACCTGAACACGTGGTCCCATCTTCGTTCAGTGTATATCCATCGCTACAGGTACAGATGACTGATCCATTGGTATTTATGCAGTTATGCTGACATCCACCGTTGTCAAGGTTACATTCGTTTATGTCTATAGGGTACGTTAACacagttttatttcatataagCTGATGAAAACAAACGCAAGAATTCAAATGTGCGGGACCGTATGCATACTAGCTATATAATGCTCATTGTAGTATTTTGAGCACCTTGTCATTGACAGCATGGTATTTCCTGGAAGACGGtgtagatgtacattgtcaaaATAGAGTTTAGCTGACATAACTACAGTTCATTGGATTAAAGAAAGCAAAACATCTTCagtgatattattattaatactaCTGATATGGAAATTACTGTATATCGGTCTATATATGTGATCTTACTGTGATCAATTAGCGTGGTTATTGTCGAATGATATACCAACGTGAAGAACAGATAAGGATGTGATTGGTCAGAGAATGTTGATATAATAAATGGGGTCAAGCGCATGTTTGTGATAACATCGATTGCTTGAAGTAGAAAGTTTGTATTGCTATCATTAAGTTACAGATTACTGCGAGCTCTCCAACATCTTTGATGTAATGTAAGCTCTGTTCAACAGATTGCAGAGAAGTGAGTGATGAAGAGAAAATGTGAGATATATAATTCGAATGTGTAACATCGAAATGCAGAACTATTGGCAAATCAATGTTACCCTGTGAAGCAATATATTATTGTGCACAGTAGAATTCCTAAGACTACGTCATTCCTTTCACCTGAACATGTTGATCCATCTCCGTTTAGTGTATATCCATCACTGCAAGTACAGATAAATGATCCATTGGCATTCATACAGTTATGCTGACATCCACCGTTGCCAAGGTTACATTCGTTGATATCTAGAGGATACGATGTGTATAtaggtgtaaacatgtacacacatatatacacacccTTAAATTTGAAAGTTTAGGATTGGTGTCGGCAAGACCATTATCCCGCCTGTTCGGTGGTATTGATTGTGCAGAGGGAATGATGTTTACATCATCTCAGGAAGGGCGTAATGGTCCACGGGGatattttggaattaaaggCTATAATATGGATAATACTCAAACCCTTTGGGAGCATTGATCAGCTGTTATAGAAAGTTATGCGGATAATTGACATGATGAACAACAATATCACCTGAACACGTGAATCCGTCTCCGTTCAGTGTATACCCATCACTACACGTACATATAAATGATCCATCAGTATTTGTACACTTATGCTGACATTCACCATTACCAAGgttacattcattgatatctagAGGATATGATAGTACaatgtttcatattttactGGGAAACATGTGTTAGAAGTGCACGTCATGATGTACACTATAATTCTTACTGTGGTACTTTTGAGTTCTTTGTAGCATGGTATTGTCTGACAGACTATATGTACACTGATGTACATTGCCATAGTGAAGTTTGAATGATATCTACAGTTTACTTGATTATAGTTAGCTAAACCTCTTCAATTTATTTTGGCCAATAATTAGATTACTGTATATTGATATACGTGCATCCTTATTGTGACCATTTAACGTGATTATTGTCGAAGAATATACCAATGTGAAGAACATATATGATTAGTGTGAAATAAGTAGTGTAAATGTTGATGTGATCAATGAAGTCAAGAGCATGGTTGCAATAACACTGATAAATTTAAGGAGAAAGTTCGTACTGTTATTAAATAAGTTTAAAGTGTGCAATCCAATGTTTAACATTTTGGATGCAAATCTCAATGAAACAAACTGCAGAGGATAAGTTAGTGATGAAGAGGAACATATGAGATGTACCTCACATTGTGTAACACTGATGTCCAAAGTAGTTGACAAATTAATACTATAATAGTCCCCTTATAAAGCAGTGATAATTGTACAGAAAACAAGCCCTTTGACTAAGCCATCACAATCACCTGAACACGTGGTCTTATCTCCGTTCAGTATATACccatcactacatgtacagataaatgATCCATTGGTATTTGTACAGATATCCCCACATCCACCGTTGTCAAGgttacattcattgatatctgcGGTATACAATAACAccatgtttatttcatatacGATCACACAATTCAAATTTAGACTAATGACAACAGATGTAATTGGTGCAACCCTTTTGTGCATGTGATGATTCATTCTAAAGTACTTTGGGTACTCTGCAGTGAGGTGTATGGTGATGACTGGAAGACCGTGTAGTTTTACATTGTCATGGTAGAGTTTAGCTAATTTACCTGATGCCTACAATTCCGTTGATTAAAGTTAGAAAGTATCTTTActtatattattgttattattgctaATCCAGTGAGGATTACTGTATGCGGAACCATATGTATTCTTACAATATTAAatttatctgtggttattgtctAAAAAATATCTAAATGTGGTGAATAGGTGTGAACTGTCTTGATGATGTGATCGAAGAAGGTGTCAAGTGCACACGTTGTGTTAACATAAATGTTAAACTGTTGTAATGACGTTGACAGctctaatttacatgtacagctcaTGGTGTGCATTACAATGCTTGACATCTTCGATGCGAAACTCAATAGAGAAAATTTCAGTGGAGCAGTGTGTGATGAAATAGAAACATGCAATATCCCTGACATCACatgtaacatttacatgtagggTAGTTGACAAGTTAATTTACTCTGTGAAACATGCAGTGATAACTATAGGAAAGAGGCTTAGGATCAGACTAAGCCATCACTTTCACCTGAACACGTGGTCGTATCTCCATTCAGTGTATACCCATCATTACACGTACAGATGAATGATCCATTGGTATTTATACAGTTATGCTGACATCTGCCGTTGCCAACGTTGCATTCGTTGATATCTAGAGAACACGATCACATAATCTTAATTTAAAGCTGGTGCGAACAGGTAAAATGTAGATGTAAATGGATATGCACGCGCACTTAGCGTTGAAACCATTAGTTGACAATTGTATTTTCCCCCAGTGTTGATTGTATGGGATGGATGGCCGATAACTATGCCATATGCATCGCAAATGAATCATCTAATGGTCCACTGCATAAATCATTTTCATCTTTACAAATTGAGATATATTACAGTTACTATTCACACTATTTGAGAGTAACACCTGTTACACAAATGCTATTCAgttatatatacactatttgACCTAAGATGAACACGGCTTTCACCTGAACACGTAATCCCATCTTCGTTCAGTATAAACccatcactacatgtacagataaatgATCCATTGGTATTTGTACAGATATCCCCACATCCACCATTGTCAAGgttacattcattgatatctgtgGTATACAATAACactatgtttatttcatataagCTGATGAAAACTGATGTAAGAAGTGCAAATATCCCCGTTCACATTATAATTCCTTAATACTGTGGTACTTTCAGTACTTTGTAGTGAGAGATTCGTGTTGTCAGGAAGACCATGTAGTTAACATTGCCATGGTAGAGTTACTAAAATCTCTTCAGTGAGATTACTATTAATTCAAATTACATGAAGATGACTGTATATTGATCTATATGTATTGTAATTGCGATAACTTAACAACGTGATTATTGTTGAAAGATTTTGATAGAGAACATATATGATTGGTTAGAGAGAGAAGTAGATTCAATGTTGATGTGATAAATGGGATCAAGTGCATGGTTGTGCTAACATCGATG
This window of the Glandiceps talaboti chromosome 16, keGlaTala1.1, whole genome shotgun sequence genome carries:
- the LOC144447742 gene encoding uncharacterized protein LOC144447742, whose protein sequence is MVLSYSPDIDECNLDNGGCQHNCINADGSFICTCSDGYTLNGDGSTCLDIDECNLGNGGCQHNCKNIDGSFICTCNDGFTMNGDGSTCSDINECNLDNGGCEQFCTNTDGSFICTCSDGYTLNEDETTCADINECNLANGGCQHNCVNTRGSFICTCSDGYTLNADGTTCSGERGVHPMLNIVYPNSSSITDDAVKEYTNECNLGNGGCQHDCIDTDESFICTCNDGYTLNQDGITCSDINECNLGNDGCQHNCINTNGSFICTCIDGYTLNEDGTTCSDILTTDGALKVGGGGGGGGEAGTPSPEYVSTSNSTSDDDPESNALTENGGNNASSQWHIYFLAVLAFATVFTSVLFFILKRKKMNEVAQQQEEKRKSKLAWQE